A genomic region of uncultured Paludibaculum sp. contains the following coding sequences:
- the cas1 gene encoding CRISPR-associated endonuclease Cas1, with amino-acid sequence MGALPLPPAQPVQPASLPSTLPDYLPARMVNEFIYCPRLFYYEWVETLFAESADTVEGKAQHARVDSGSGALPDPSETAPPDVRHSRSVTLSSEQWRIIAKMDLIEITGGLVIPVDYKRGSPKETPNGLEAWPADRVQLILQGIILREHGYRCEDGALWYAQVRQRVRVRFNDDAINEARLAISGAWRIASEGIIPPPLEDSPKCPGCSLVGICLPDETSALRAAGRGALAAQLDLFAPCGIPRKPPDADTGVRRLVTPRSELRPLYLNTQGVRGGRSGEVLQFKEKDKTIQEARIGELCQVNLFGNVQLTTQAIHALCDAGVPICYFSQGGWFYGITNGLNQKNVFLRRSQFALAGSDWFTVKLARRLVAGKARNQRTMLLRNHEEPPPDTLRAMKSMIERAEQATSLEELLGLEGNAARLYFGALSGMIKANRDPFPFDFDGRNRRPPRDPVNALLSLGYSVLAKDLTIAAYAVGFDPFVGFYHQPRFGRPALALDLMEPFRPLIVDSAVLSAINTGMITANDFVRAGQSVALTPEGRKAFFRAYEARMDTMVTHPLFDYRVSYRRLLEIQTRLLARVLDGEIADYPVFVTR; translated from the coding sequence ATGGGCGCTTTACCTCTTCCTCCAGCTCAGCCCGTCCAGCCAGCCTCCTTGCCGTCAACCCTGCCGGACTACCTCCCGGCTCGCATGGTCAACGAGTTCATCTACTGCCCGCGCCTCTTCTACTACGAGTGGGTCGAAACCCTCTTCGCGGAAAGCGCCGATACCGTCGAAGGCAAAGCCCAGCATGCCCGTGTCGACTCCGGCTCCGGGGCCCTGCCCGATCCCTCCGAAACCGCTCCACCCGACGTCCGCCACTCCCGCTCCGTCACCCTCTCCAGTGAGCAGTGGCGCATCATCGCCAAAATGGACCTCATCGAGATCACCGGCGGACTCGTCATCCCCGTCGACTACAAACGCGGCAGCCCCAAGGAGACCCCCAACGGCCTCGAGGCCTGGCCCGCCGATCGCGTCCAACTCATCCTTCAGGGAATCATCCTCCGCGAGCACGGCTACCGCTGCGAAGATGGTGCTCTCTGGTACGCCCAGGTTCGCCAACGCGTCCGCGTCCGCTTCAACGACGACGCCATCAACGAAGCCCGCCTCGCCATCTCCGGAGCCTGGCGGATTGCCTCCGAAGGCATCATCCCGCCCCCGCTCGAAGACTCGCCCAAGTGCCCCGGGTGCTCGCTCGTCGGAATCTGCCTCCCCGACGAAACCTCCGCGCTCCGTGCCGCTGGCCGTGGCGCCCTCGCCGCGCAACTGGACCTCTTCGCGCCCTGCGGCATCCCGCGCAAACCGCCCGATGCCGATACCGGAGTCCGCCGCCTCGTCACACCGCGCTCGGAACTCCGCCCCCTCTACCTCAACACCCAAGGCGTCCGCGGTGGCCGCTCCGGCGAAGTCCTCCAATTCAAGGAAAAGGACAAGACCATCCAGGAGGCCCGCATCGGCGAACTCTGCCAGGTCAACCTGTTCGGCAATGTCCAACTCACGACTCAGGCGATTCACGCCCTCTGCGACGCCGGAGTCCCCATCTGCTACTTCTCGCAAGGCGGCTGGTTCTACGGCATCACCAACGGCCTCAACCAGAAGAACGTCTTCCTGCGCCGTTCCCAATTCGCCCTCGCCGGCAGTGACTGGTTCACCGTCAAGCTTGCCCGGCGTCTGGTCGCCGGCAAGGCCCGCAACCAGCGCACCATGCTCCTGCGCAACCACGAGGAACCGCCGCCCGATACGCTGCGGGCCATGAAGTCCATGATTGAGCGCGCCGAACAGGCTACCTCTCTTGAAGAACTCCTCGGTCTCGAAGGCAACGCGGCTCGCCTCTACTTCGGAGCCCTGTCCGGCATGATCAAGGCCAACCGCGATCCGTTCCCGTTCGACTTCGACGGACGCAACCGCCGTCCTCCTCGCGATCCCGTCAACGCCCTCCTCTCCCTTGGCTACAGCGTCCTGGCCAAGGACCTCACCATCGCCGCCTATGCCGTCGGCTTCGACCCCTTCGTCGGCTTCTACCATCAGCCCCGCTTTGGCCGGCCGGCCCTGGCGCTCGACCTGATGGAGCCCTTCCGCCCGCTGATCGTCGACTCGGCCGTTCTCTCGGCCATCAATACAGGCATGATCACCGCCAACGATTTCGTCCGCGCCGGGCAGAGTGTCGCTCTCACGCCGGAAGGCCGCAAGGCGTTCTTCCGTGCCTACGAGGCGCGAATGGACACCATGGTGACGCACCCGTTATTCGACTACCGGGTGAGCTATCGGCGCCTGCTGGAGATCCAAACCCGGCTCCTGGCCCGAGTCCTCGATGGCGAGATTGCCGACTACCCCGTCTTCGTGACAAGATGA
- the cas2 gene encoding CRISPR-associated endonuclease Cas2 — protein MRTSYLVCYDIADPKRLRTAFQFLKGFGDHLQYSIFECQLTARDLVECRTGLSDIIHHKEDQVLFVNLGPAAGRGDRVITALGKPYTNVDAPCIVV, from the coding sequence ATGCGCACCTCCTACCTTGTCTGCTACGACATCGCCGACCCCAAACGCCTCCGCACCGCCTTCCAATTCCTCAAGGGCTTCGGCGACCATCTCCAGTACTCCATCTTTGAATGCCAACTCACCGCTCGCGATCTCGTCGAGTGCCGCACCGGACTTTCCGACATCATCCACCACAAAGAGGATCAGGTCCTCTTCGTAAACCTCGGCCCCGCCGCCGGTCGTGGCGACCGCGTCATCACCGCCCTCGGCAAACCCTATACCAATGTCGATGCCCCCTGCATCGTCGTTTGA
- a CDS encoding CRISPR-associated endonuclease Cas3'' — MEFSDLFRRAMGAADAPYTYQRTLASEPIRDRVLCVPTGGGKTAAAILAWIYRLQLDAAHTPRRLVYVLPMRALVQQTARDAKKWLSNLGLAEEIPVWPLLGGDPELSKRQRTWITQPEQACILVGTLDLILSAALNRGYAMSRSAWPTAFGLLSNDALFVLDETQLMGNGCASFAQLAHFRTVFGTARPVHTWWMSATQERAWLKTVDYQEPPVMFPEGDVREKTLKELGRRWTGAKPLKRLKALAAGDVLTQTGPGRLTLVVRNTVSRARDLADELERAGAGTGKKRKQAEATARPLVMLMHSRFRVRERERLFRQLVDADAVLRGKVVDTTTDTAWLDEVKKRGLVVVATQVVEAGLDISADVLISELAPWSSMVQRFGRLNREGRQAASAFWVDVKDRDSAPYGPEDLRAARQRLADLVDVSPESLAKVELPAPEPPDTVIRQHDFHALFSTERDLAGGFTDISAFLRDVDERDVFVFWRALKKGQWWEQSAPTAEELCHVPLYGEHGLQEFVRRTQGWCWDAARREWRFVQASTLTPGMTVMLSQAGGGYTEAAGWTGREGDRPEWVGEGEEETPDSDSGERKSIQDQQWKPLVDHLWEVEAAATHIAGRLNLPEEYSKALRMAASWHDVGKAHPQWQGAIPGEVAKYEPGVWAKFPGRWPSRFRPGLRHEEVSAMLAYQQLLAGKGEWTALAVYLVASHHGKVRTALGVQAGGAPGGDEEISLPGWLDEGTRVEADLAGFAPAAHWLEDGDVEVRGPSWTDLVQGLLGPDEPEPGSKALGPFRLAYLEALLRAADAAASAGKDSTHG, encoded by the coding sequence ATGGAGTTTTCTGACTTGTTCCGGCGCGCGATGGGTGCCGCCGATGCCCCCTACACCTATCAGCGGACCTTAGCCTCGGAGCCCATTCGGGATCGCGTCTTGTGTGTACCGACCGGCGGAGGCAAAACGGCAGCAGCGATCCTGGCCTGGATTTACCGATTGCAGCTGGACGCCGCACATACGCCGCGCCGCCTGGTTTACGTACTGCCAATGCGGGCCTTGGTGCAGCAGACTGCGCGTGACGCGAAGAAGTGGCTATCAAATCTCGGGCTGGCCGAAGAAATCCCAGTCTGGCCGCTGTTGGGCGGAGACCCCGAGTTGTCAAAACGCCAACGCACCTGGATCACCCAGCCAGAACAGGCGTGCATCCTGGTGGGCACGTTGGATCTGATATTGAGCGCGGCCCTGAATCGCGGCTATGCGATGAGCCGATCCGCATGGCCGACTGCATTTGGGCTGCTCAGCAATGATGCTCTTTTCGTCCTTGATGAAACACAATTAATGGGAAACGGATGTGCGAGTTTTGCGCAACTGGCACATTTTCGTACAGTATTTGGCACAGCTCGTCCTGTCCATACGTGGTGGATGTCGGCCACACAGGAGCGGGCGTGGCTCAAGACGGTCGACTATCAAGAACCTCCGGTGATGTTTCCAGAGGGCGATGTCCGCGAGAAAACCCTGAAGGAACTAGGACGGCGCTGGACCGGCGCGAAGCCTCTGAAGCGACTAAAAGCACTGGCGGCGGGCGACGTGCTGACGCAAACGGGTCCGGGGCGATTGACCCTGGTCGTGCGGAACACTGTGTCGCGTGCCCGCGATCTGGCGGATGAGTTGGAGCGTGCCGGCGCGGGAACGGGCAAGAAGCGAAAGCAGGCTGAAGCCACGGCCCGGCCGCTGGTGATGCTGATGCACTCGCGTTTCCGTGTCCGAGAACGTGAGCGCCTATTCCGGCAACTCGTCGATGCGGATGCGGTATTGCGCGGCAAGGTAGTGGACACGACGACGGATACGGCGTGGCTCGACGAGGTCAAGAAGCGCGGGCTGGTGGTTGTGGCGACGCAGGTGGTGGAGGCCGGGTTGGACATCTCCGCCGATGTATTGATCTCCGAACTGGCGCCATGGAGCAGCATGGTGCAGCGGTTTGGGCGTCTGAACCGGGAGGGCCGACAGGCAGCCTCCGCATTCTGGGTCGACGTGAAGGACAGGGACTCCGCGCCGTACGGTCCAGAGGACCTGCGGGCGGCCCGGCAGCGCCTGGCAGACCTGGTGGATGTGAGCCCTGAATCGTTAGCCAAAGTCGAGCTACCCGCGCCGGAGCCGCCAGATACAGTCATCCGCCAGCATGACTTTCATGCGCTGTTCTCAACCGAGCGGGACTTGGCCGGCGGATTCACGGACATCTCGGCGTTCCTGCGGGATGTAGATGAGCGGGATGTCTTCGTCTTCTGGCGGGCCCTCAAAAAGGGCCAGTGGTGGGAACAGAGCGCGCCAACAGCCGAGGAATTGTGCCACGTGCCGCTGTACGGAGAGCACGGCCTGCAGGAGTTTGTTCGCCGGACACAGGGCTGGTGCTGGGACGCCGCGCGGAGAGAGTGGCGGTTTGTGCAGGCGAGCACGCTAACGCCGGGCATGACAGTGATGCTGTCTCAAGCCGGTGGAGGATATACGGAAGCGGCGGGCTGGACAGGCCGGGAGGGGGATCGTCCGGAATGGGTTGGCGAGGGAGAGGAAGAAACGCCAGACAGTGATTCCGGCGAGCGGAAGAGCATTCAGGATCAGCAATGGAAGCCGCTGGTTGATCACCTGTGGGAAGTGGAGGCGGCAGCGACCCACATTGCGGGCCGGTTGAACCTGCCTGAGGAGTATTCGAAGGCCCTGCGGATGGCTGCATCGTGGCACGACGTGGGGAAGGCGCACCCTCAATGGCAAGGCGCGATTCCCGGCGAGGTCGCGAAGTATGAGCCTGGAGTCTGGGCGAAGTTTCCCGGCAGATGGCCCAGCCGGTTCCGACCGGGCCTGAGGCACGAGGAAGTCAGTGCCATGTTGGCCTACCAGCAACTCCTCGCCGGGAAGGGCGAGTGGACGGCGTTGGCGGTCTATCTAGTTGCGAGCCACCATGGCAAGGTGCGGACGGCGTTGGGCGTGCAGGCGGGCGGCGCGCCAGGTGGCGACGAGGAGATTTCCCTTCCGGGCTGGCTGGATGAGGGTACGCGGGTAGAGGCGGATCTGGCTGGATTCGCGCCGGCAGCACACTGGCTGGAGGATGGAGACGTCGAAGTGAGAGGCCCGAGTTGGACGGACTTGGTGCAGGGATTGCTTGGGCCGGATGAGCCTGAGCCAGGGTCGAAGGCTCTGGGACCGTTTCGCCTGGCGTACCTGGAGGCCTTGCTGCGGGCGGCGGACGCGGCAGCGAGCGCGGGCAAGGACTCAACTCATGGCTGA
- the csx17 gene encoding type I-U CRISPR-associated protein Csx17 produces MAERLQVVPCPGVRPDSLGEYLVGLGLLAAVSRKWPCTRGCWRGGEFVLAGTGLNADEVLKFLEHEWQPTKYERWWNKTEEISSQRSWASLNRVKLLDCHMVERGKRRVNNPVLGDAGVVGQRDFAQVASTCNQLRSTPQSRNWLEHTILGRCDVSLPSLSSTATWFVHANKTFNSGQTRSREGQLSPWSYLLALEGALLLTGSVNKRLNIVARPYGAFPFVAEAPAPDNASELGVARAEFWGPMWGNPATIIELKDLLQRGLARVGFRAARTPADFAVAALTAGAQSGLLGFSRFVLRRTTTEKYRESIGAGRVEIGEGLDEALALQQIADWADGLPRDEASQKTKRFAGLKGPVERALVALAEHPHEAESWQRLLLVVADVQLRMDRNRGLRTGSPVLEKLDESLWRRGWRAAGSATTPASLPAEVARCIAGLRSGPYPVFHNIFGVAQGDRKFGKESTAAAVWSSGNGYSVLADILERRLVDSGRREGSDVGGPRSKTGPPSPLARAEWVEEFLSGGVDADEVARLLPAFSMVDWTAGWDREGPGARPVASAEYRLQALFRPLLQTDRIRLTSKECEASLEPKVARARAVLAAIRGGNWDRALEIAEQTYRSLNLRIVQLPDVAAEGDRIVAAVLIPLPVATVRAEFRRIWLTPANED; encoded by the coding sequence ATGGCTGAAAGGCTGCAGGTGGTGCCATGCCCGGGCGTCCGGCCCGATTCCCTGGGCGAGTATCTAGTGGGCCTGGGGCTGCTGGCGGCCGTGAGCCGCAAGTGGCCGTGCACACGGGGTTGTTGGCGCGGCGGAGAGTTTGTGCTGGCCGGAACCGGATTGAATGCGGATGAAGTACTGAAGTTCCTGGAACACGAGTGGCAACCGACCAAGTATGAGCGGTGGTGGAACAAAACGGAGGAGATCTCGTCGCAGCGAAGTTGGGCCAGCCTTAATCGCGTTAAGCTGCTTGATTGTCACATGGTGGAGCGAGGTAAAAGGAGGGTAAACAATCCGGTCCTGGGCGACGCAGGAGTAGTCGGACAGCGTGACTTCGCTCAAGTGGCGTCGACGTGCAATCAGCTTAGGAGCACCCCACAGAGTCGAAATTGGCTGGAACATACCATTCTCGGGCGTTGTGATGTCAGTCTCCCCAGCTTGTCTTCAACCGCAACTTGGTTTGTGCATGCGAACAAGACCTTCAACAGTGGGCAAACAAGGTCCAGAGAAGGGCAGCTCTCACCGTGGTCCTATCTCTTGGCGCTAGAGGGCGCCTTGTTGTTGACTGGGAGTGTAAACAAGCGGTTGAATATTGTGGCGCGACCCTACGGTGCATTTCCGTTTGTGGCGGAGGCACCAGCTCCCGACAATGCTAGTGAGTTAGGAGTGGCACGTGCGGAGTTTTGGGGGCCCATGTGGGGAAACCCTGCCACAATCATCGAGCTAAAGGATCTCTTGCAGCGTGGTCTGGCAAGAGTTGGCTTCCGCGCAGCAAGAACTCCAGCAGACTTTGCAGTGGCGGCTTTGACTGCGGGTGCACAGTCGGGGTTGTTGGGCTTTAGCAGGTTCGTGCTTCGGCGCACAACAACCGAAAAGTACCGCGAGTCCATTGGAGCCGGCCGGGTCGAAATCGGCGAGGGGCTGGATGAAGCACTGGCCTTGCAGCAGATCGCGGACTGGGCCGATGGTCTGCCGCGTGACGAGGCGAGCCAGAAGACAAAGCGATTCGCAGGGTTGAAGGGTCCGGTGGAGCGCGCGCTGGTCGCGCTGGCCGAGCACCCCCATGAGGCGGAAAGCTGGCAACGGCTGTTGCTGGTTGTCGCGGATGTGCAGCTTCGGATGGACCGCAATCGGGGTTTGCGAACGGGTTCGCCCGTGTTGGAGAAGCTGGATGAGAGCCTGTGGCGGCGCGGATGGCGCGCTGCCGGGAGCGCGACGACTCCAGCGTCGTTGCCGGCGGAAGTAGCGCGCTGCATTGCCGGCCTTCGGAGCGGCCCGTATCCGGTGTTTCACAACATCTTCGGAGTGGCGCAAGGCGACCGGAAGTTTGGCAAAGAGTCGACAGCGGCCGCAGTTTGGTCGAGCGGGAATGGCTACAGCGTACTTGCTGACATCCTGGAGCGCCGGTTGGTGGATTCGGGTCGGCGAGAGGGCTCAGATGTCGGCGGACCACGGAGCAAAACAGGGCCTCCCAGCCCGCTTGCCCGGGCTGAGTGGGTGGAGGAATTCCTTTCGGGCGGAGTGGATGCCGATGAAGTGGCACGGCTGCTGCCAGCGTTTTCGATGGTGGATTGGACTGCCGGGTGGGATCGTGAGGGGCCTGGAGCAAGACCAGTCGCCTCAGCGGAGTATCGACTACAGGCGCTATTTCGACCGCTGCTCCAGACCGACAGGATTCGCTTGACGTCGAAGGAGTGCGAGGCATCCCTAGAGCCAAAGGTGGCGCGTGCCCGAGCCGTGCTCGCCGCGATCCGTGGCGGCAACTGGGATCGAGCCTTGGAGATCGCCGAACAGACCTACCGGAGTTTGAATCTCCGAATCGTGCAATTGCCGGATGTGGCGGCGGAGGGAGACCGGATTGTGGCGGCAGTTCTAATCCCCCTGCCGGTCGCAACCGTGCGCGCCGAGTTTCGACGGATCTGGCTGACTCCAGCCAATGAGGATTGA
- the cas7u gene encoding type I-U CRISPR-associated RAMP protein Csb1/Cas7u → MAQTKTIEELLLDAEATCLVAQAHLKPVGDLHRFQPAGFPEIGQVAYKVGDDRICIVDSAASMANHLEAVCFEDGGGTTLHKDLSGLAYVACVTEEAGEEQIVCTTLSEGHRLASDYFVGRTVKVGEELFREILQRKMRLRKLSENKFFFYPEGWGRIYRTVFEYDPNSLVHGLMFAKESIKISRLLTAHHEAHKSERVSSAGVKFDKLGKTESGQPIFSVTQQTAEETRVTFIVDLSLLRSYGRGEDGLSLAQKQLLLELALWKIQRLTEKPFRYRSGCHLEKAGELEWKLDGQAIEAIPFDIRAAIRGAGFLEERSPTQVHYPASDLYRTEDEKGRDKSPESDGTTDDEN, encoded by the coding sequence ATGGCACAGACAAAGACGATCGAAGAGCTGCTGTTGGATGCCGAGGCGACTTGCCTGGTGGCGCAGGCGCATTTGAAACCGGTTGGCGATCTGCACCGTTTTCAGCCGGCTGGATTCCCGGAGATCGGACAGGTGGCCTACAAAGTGGGCGATGACCGGATCTGTATTGTCGACAGCGCGGCAAGCATGGCGAACCATCTTGAAGCGGTGTGCTTCGAGGATGGCGGAGGCACTACTCTGCACAAGGACCTGAGCGGGCTGGCGTATGTGGCGTGTGTAACTGAAGAGGCAGGTGAAGAGCAGATCGTGTGCACAACACTGTCAGAGGGGCACCGGTTGGCGTCGGACTATTTCGTGGGCAGGACGGTTAAGGTGGGTGAGGAATTGTTCCGGGAGATTCTGCAGCGCAAAATGCGGCTGAGGAAGTTGAGCGAGAACAAGTTCTTCTTCTATCCCGAAGGGTGGGGCCGCATCTACAGAACTGTTTTTGAGTACGACCCCAACTCGCTGGTCCATGGGCTGATGTTCGCGAAGGAATCTATCAAGATCAGCCGGCTTCTGACGGCGCACCACGAAGCTCACAAGTCGGAACGGGTGTCGAGCGCGGGCGTGAAGTTCGACAAGTTGGGCAAGACAGAGTCGGGGCAGCCGATTTTTTCGGTTACGCAGCAGACCGCGGAAGAGACCCGGGTGACCTTCATCGTGGATCTGTCGTTATTGAGGTCGTATGGACGAGGCGAGGATGGCTTGAGCTTGGCCCAGAAACAGCTTCTGTTGGAATTGGCCTTGTGGAAGATTCAGCGGCTCACCGAGAAGCCGTTCCGATACCGGAGCGGGTGCCATCTTGAGAAGGCCGGAGAGTTGGAATGGAAGCTGGACGGCCAAGCTATAGAGGCCATCCCATTCGACATTCGGGCCGCAATTCGGGGGGCTGGTTTCCTGGAAGAACGGTCCCCGACACAGGTGCACTATCCGGCTTCCGATCTGTATCGGACGGAAGATGAGAAGGGGCGGGACAAGAGCCCCGAGTCCGACGGGACGACCGACGACGAGAACTGA
- the csb2 gene encoding type I-U CRISPR-associated protein Csb2, with protein MSLRIRQEFPLGRYHATPWRQSVFEDRRGEWPPSPWRLLRALAARWFQYSREVGEQEPAIMESLLRSLASELPRFHLATAGERGPGIRQYQPTGEFAWSDPKKGSGAIKKSKTTLVPDQYQVAGTEAVFWIWEALELSAGEAELLRVLLRRTLYFGRAESHCRLWVVDEAPAANCEPCEAGAAGQRAPVLAADWHGPLRLDSLLAETDSDLLRNAPVPPGAAWVHYRLALEDRRPAAGLRRQVPSDSRYVQFAVGGRLYPPAERWIKVTERFRGKTLTTYTDLCAELGPQYALLAGKDPESGKPNDDHSHAYFVLWPDENGDPTRLIVWRRAAPFVREEMAALSIASEFELDWGDYSSDRNETAGADSRSQRRLRLVQLPEATKLPWAFSGTSRIWESVSPFVPPASRHRFRRNGKIRAAELPEAICARLVEDLVGQRPIVEPLSEAPVWTKLHEPLARRAARKAEGETMSLTRPGYRLRLRFDEPVTGPLLVGDSAHFGLGAFRAVLE; from the coding sequence ATGTCGCTCAGGATCCGACAAGAGTTCCCGCTGGGGCGCTATCATGCAACGCCCTGGCGGCAGAGTGTCTTCGAAGACCGGCGCGGAGAATGGCCTCCGTCGCCGTGGCGGTTGCTGCGTGCATTGGCCGCCCGGTGGTTTCAGTACAGCCGGGAAGTCGGCGAGCAGGAACCGGCCATCATGGAGTCCCTTCTGCGGTCGTTGGCCTCGGAACTACCGCGATTTCATCTGGCCACCGCGGGCGAGCGTGGGCCAGGCATCAGGCAGTATCAGCCGACGGGCGAGTTTGCCTGGTCGGACCCGAAGAAGGGCTCGGGGGCGATAAAGAAGTCAAAGACAACGTTAGTGCCCGACCAGTATCAGGTAGCAGGCACGGAGGCGGTGTTCTGGATCTGGGAGGCACTGGAACTGAGCGCGGGCGAGGCGGAGTTGCTTAGGGTGTTGCTGCGGCGCACTTTGTATTTTGGCCGGGCCGAGAGTCACTGCCGTTTGTGGGTAGTAGACGAGGCGCCCGCCGCCAATTGTGAACCGTGCGAAGCAGGGGCCGCAGGACAACGCGCTCCCGTGTTGGCAGCGGACTGGCACGGACCATTGCGACTGGATTCGTTGTTGGCGGAGACGGACAGCGATTTACTGCGGAATGCCCCGGTGCCACCAGGGGCGGCCTGGGTCCACTACCGGCTTGCGCTGGAAGACCGGCGGCCAGCGGCCGGGCTGCGTCGCCAAGTTCCATCCGATTCCAGGTACGTTCAATTTGCGGTGGGGGGCCGGCTGTACCCGCCGGCAGAGCGGTGGATCAAAGTGACGGAGCGGTTCCGGGGCAAGACGCTGACAACCTACACGGACCTGTGCGCGGAGCTAGGTCCACAGTACGCCTTGCTGGCAGGAAAGGACCCGGAGAGCGGGAAGCCGAACGACGATCACAGCCACGCTTACTTTGTTTTGTGGCCCGATGAGAATGGCGATCCGACGCGGCTGATTGTCTGGCGAAGGGCTGCGCCGTTCGTGCGTGAGGAAATGGCGGCCCTCTCGATCGCTTCCGAATTTGAGTTGGATTGGGGGGACTATTCCAGCGACCGCAACGAGACGGCCGGAGCTGACTCGCGCAGCCAACGAAGGCTTCGGCTCGTGCAGTTGCCTGAGGCCACGAAGCTGCCTTGGGCGTTCTCCGGGACTTCGAGGATTTGGGAGAGCGTCAGCCCGTTTGTGCCTCCCGCGAGCCGACACCGATTCCGGAGGAACGGGAAGATCCGGGCAGCCGAACTGCCCGAGGCTATCTGCGCCCGCCTGGTTGAGGATCTCGTGGGTCAGCGGCCTATAGTGGAACCACTCTCGGAGGCGCCTGTTTGGACGAAGCTGCATGAGCCGCTAGCGCGGCGGGCCGCACGCAAGGCTGAAGGCGAGACGATGTCTCTGACCAGGCCAGGGTACCGGCTTCGCTTGCGATTTGACGAGCCGGTGACAGGCCCGCTACTGGTGGGGGATTCCGCACACTTTGGACTTGGCGCTTTTCGAGCGGTGCTCGAGTAA
- a CDS encoding cobyric acid synthase — MHTPALMVLGTASHTGKSIITAGLGRIFSDEGRRVAPFKAQNMSLNSAATPEGHEIGRAQALQAEACRVTPRMEMNPVLIKPSSETGAQVVLMGRVWGQVTAADYFKHRTDALFPSVVESYQRLAAEHELILLEGAGSPAEINLRAHDIVNMRMAHAAEADCVLVGDIDRGGVFASLYGTVELLSPEDRARIRGFIINKFRGDESLLYSGVQMMEERLGIPCVGVVHFLRDLGLEEEDGVAMEDRRTAARVWAGSRDRTSADAQLRIGVVALPHMANFTDFDALGMEPSVSLAFLEQPEEAALADVLILPGTKQTVDDLHWLEARGFAAAVARHAGPLIGICGGFQMLGLSIEDPHGVESAGLARSTEGLGLLAIRTVMDRAKTVRRAVGQASGWTAATFSGYEIHMGETQYEDGSQPFSRIRREGEREEIADGAHDASGRIWGSYIHGLFDDDGFRHSFIDGARRACGLPPAASYAAVTEQRQARIDRWADHLRKSLKLDVIRGWIDGQR, encoded by the coding sequence ATGCATACACCCGCTCTGATGGTCCTCGGCACTGCGTCCCATACGGGGAAGTCCATTATCACGGCCGGATTGGGCCGGATCTTCTCAGATGAAGGGCGCCGGGTGGCGCCGTTCAAGGCCCAGAATATGTCGCTGAACTCGGCGGCCACCCCCGAAGGACACGAGATCGGACGGGCGCAGGCGCTGCAGGCGGAGGCGTGCCGGGTGACTCCGCGGATGGAGATGAATCCGGTGCTCATCAAGCCGTCGTCGGAGACCGGAGCCCAAGTGGTGCTGATGGGCAGGGTCTGGGGGCAAGTGACGGCCGCGGACTACTTCAAGCACCGGACGGACGCATTGTTTCCCTCCGTCGTGGAGAGCTACCAGAGGCTGGCCGCGGAACACGAACTGATTCTGCTGGAGGGGGCCGGTTCGCCCGCCGAGATCAACCTGCGGGCGCACGATATCGTCAACATGCGGATGGCCCACGCCGCAGAGGCTGACTGTGTCCTGGTGGGCGACATCGACCGGGGCGGGGTGTTCGCTTCGCTGTACGGCACCGTCGAATTGCTTTCGCCGGAGGACCGGGCCCGGATTCGCGGCTTCATCATCAACAAATTCCGAGGCGATGAGTCGCTGTTGTATTCGGGCGTCCAGATGATGGAGGAACGGCTGGGGATTCCGTGCGTAGGCGTCGTCCACTTTCTGCGCGACCTGGGACTGGAGGAGGAAGACGGGGTCGCGATGGAGGACCGGCGGACGGCGGCTCGGGTGTGGGCCGGATCGCGGGACCGGACGTCCGCCGATGCGCAGCTTCGCATCGGGGTGGTTGCGCTGCCCCATATGGCGAACTTCACGGATTTCGATGCCTTGGGCATGGAGCCGTCAGTTTCGCTGGCGTTCCTGGAGCAGCCCGAAGAGGCCGCTCTGGCCGATGTGCTGATTCTGCCGGGGACCAAGCAGACGGTGGATGATCTGCACTGGCTGGAGGCGCGCGGATTCGCGGCGGCTGTCGCGCGGCACGCCGGGCCGCTGATTGGGATTTGCGGCGGCTTTCAGATGCTGGGACTGTCTATCGAGGACCCGCATGGAGTGGAGAGCGCGGGTCTGGCGCGTTCCACTGAGGGACTGGGATTGCTGGCCATTCGAACGGTGATGGATCGGGCAAAGACGGTGCGGCGCGCCGTGGGGCAGGCTTCTGGGTGGACTGCGGCCACGTTCTCGGGTTACGAGATTCACATGGGTGAGACGCAGTATGAGGACGGCAGCCAGCCGTTCTCGCGGATCCGCCGGGAGGGCGAGCGCGAAGAGATTGCGGATGGAGCACATGACGCCTCCGGCCGGATTTGGGGGTCGTACATTCATGGGCTGTTCGATGACGACGGGTTCCGGCACTCGTTTATCGATGGAGCGCGACGGGCGTGCGGACTGCCACCTGCGGCCTCGTATGCAGCTGTCACGGAACAGCGCCAGGCGCGGATCGACCGCTGGGCCGATCATTTGCGGAAGTCGCTGAAGCTGGATGTAATTCGCGGGTGGATCGACGGGCAACGATGA